A single Limanda limanda chromosome 19, fLimLim1.1, whole genome shotgun sequence DNA region contains:
- the asns gene encoding asparagine synthetase [glutamine-hydrolyzing], translated as MCGIWALFGSDECLSVQCTSAMKIAHRGPDAFRFENVNGFTSCCFGFHRLAIVDQLYGMQPLRIKKFPFLWLCYNGEIYNHHTLRKQFEFDYQTSVDGEVLLHLYDRFGIQKMASLLDGVFAFILLDTANRKVYLGRDTYGVRPLFKLLTDDGFLAVCSEAKGLTDITHAMATPAKIAPFLPGHFEVFDLKKNGKVESIQMEEFHCCTKEPAHAMYDTLERLPTSFDEETVKSNIRALFENAVKKRLMAQRRIGCLLSGGLDSSLVAATLVKLAKEEKLEYPIQTFSIGSEDSPDVLAARKVAAHIGSEHHEVNFTAEEGIQAVEEVIYHLETYDITTIRASVGMYLVSKYIKQKSDSVVIFSGEGSDELTQGYIYFHKAPSPKVAAEDSVRLLKELYLFDNLRADRTTAAHGLELRVPFLDHRFTAYYLSLPDEMKIPRDGVEKYLLRDSFKGLNLIPEEILWRRKEAFSDGLTSMKKSWYTYLQEHLQSMVNDDQMEKAHKTYPHLPPCTKEAYYFRQVFEKFYPGRAEWLSHYWMPRWTNATDPSARTLSIYKPDKDQ; from the exons ATGTGTGGAATCTGGGCCTTGTTTGGCAGTGATGAGTGCCTGTCAGTTCAGTGCACCAGTGCCATGAAGATTGCTCACAGGGGCCCTGATGCCTTCCGCTTTGAGAATGTCAATGGCTTCACTAGCTGCTGCTTTGGTTTCCACCGGCTGGCCATTGTGGACCAGCTGTATGGCATGCAACCTTTACGAATCAAGAAGTTTCCTTTCTTGTGGCTCTGCTACAACGGAGAAATTTACAACCATCACACG CTGAGGAAGCAGTTCGAGTTTGATTATCAGACCAGTGTGGACGGCGAGGTTTTGCTCCACCTGTATGACCGCTTTGGCATCCAGAAGATGGCTTCTCTGCTGGATGGGGTGTTTGCTTTCATTCTGCTGGACACTGCCAACAGGAAAGTCTATTTGGGACGGGATACGTATGGTGTGCGTCCTTTGTTCAAACTCCTCACAGATGATGGATTCCTTGCAGTCTGCTCAGAGGCTAAAG GCCTTACAGACATTACCCATGCAATGGCCACCCCTGCCAAAATTGCTCCTTTTCTTCCTGGGCACTTTGAGGTCTTTGATTTAAAGAAGAATGGCAAAGTTGAATCTATTCAGATGGAAGAGtttcactgctgcacaaagGAGCCTGCACATGCCATGTATGACACTTTGGAGAGACTACCTACAA GCTTTGACgaggaaacagtgaaaagcAACATCAGAGCTCTGTTTGAGAATGCTGTTAAAAAACGTCTAATGGCTCAAAGGAGAATTGGTTGTCTTTTGTCAG GTGGTCTGGACTCCAGTTTAGTCGCTGCTACACTGGTGAAACTGGCcaaagaggagaagctggagtATCCCATCCAGACTTTTTCAATTGGCTCAGAGGACAGCCCAGATGTCTTAGCTGCTCGCAAG GTTGCAGCTCATATTGGCAGTGAACACCATGAGGTCAACTTCACTGCAGAAGAAGGCATCCAAGCAGTCGAGGAAGTGATCTACCACTTGGAGACATATGACATCACTACAATACGTGCCTCTGTTG GGATGTACTTGGTTTCAAAATACATCAAGCAGAAGTCAGACAGTGTGGTGATCTTTTCTGGAGAGGGTTCTGATGAGCTGACTCAGGGATACATTTACTTTCACAAG GCTCCATCACCCAAAGTAGCAGCAGAAGACAGTGTTCGTCTGTTGAAGGAACTCTACCTGTTTGATAATCTCCGTGCTGATCGCACCACTGCTGCACATGG TCTGGAGCTCAGAGTGCCCTTCCTGGACCACAGATTCACAGCATACTACCTCTCCCTGCCTGACGAGATGAAGATTCCTCGG GATGGAGTGGAAAAGTACCTTCTGAGGGACTCCTTCAAAGGTCTCAACTTGATCCCTGAGGAGATCCTGTGGAGGCGTAAAGAAGCCTTCAGTGATGGTCTGACGTCTATGAAGAAGTCCTGGTACACCTACCTGCAGGAACACCTACAATCCATG GTGAACGACGATCAGATGGAGAAGGCTCACAAGACGTATCCTCACTTGCCTCCATGCACCAAAGAGGCCTACTACTTCAGACAGGTGTTTGAAAAGTTCTATCCAGGTCGGGCTGAGTGGCTCTCCCATTACTGGATGCCTCGCTGGACCAATGCCACTGACCCCTCAGCCCGGACCCTGTCTATCTATAAACCAGATAAAGACCAGTGA